From a single Apium graveolens cultivar Ventura chromosome 2, ASM990537v1, whole genome shotgun sequence genomic region:
- the LOC141708753 gene encoding putative WRKY transcription factor 17, which yields MAIDLINYTKIEDYTAAIESGGSMKKTIEDQIIRMLQSHDELKAFDTIKAVNRTGHARFRRGPAVSEPVKSVELKSNMNFEMEVKRIEEFNTFKLQTCEAKVKSIEECKGINSANSSGSSSITGEAAGEENTVSNGKAVVGGVAAGIAPALRTYSSGKPPLPTSHRKRCREIEAVTKLTSKSSGSRGCHCCKRRKTVVKKEIKRVTSGSGGDCIPADEYSWKKYDQKLVPGAVFPRGYYKCTSAKGCPARKRVERTSQDPTVLILTYEGEHRHHHHHSHRSQSSSHHHPTVAALTKLKNSTSDVGLCY from the exons ATGGCGATCGATCTAATAAATTACACAAAGATTGAAGATTACACAGCAGCTATTGAATCTGGAGGATCAATGAAGAAGACTATTGAAGATCAAATTATTCGTATGTTACAGTCACATGATGAATTGAAGGCTTTCGATACGATTAAAGCGGTGAACCGGACCGGTCACGCGCGGTTCCGCCGTGGACCGGCGGTGTCTGAACCGGTCAAATCGGTTGAATTAAAGTCTAATATGAACTTCGAGATGGAAGTGAAGAGAATTGAAGAATTTAACACATTCAAGTTACAAACGTGCGAGGCGAAAGTGAAGAGTATTGAAGAATGTAAAGGTATAAACAGTGCGAACTCTTCGGGAAGCTCTTCGATTACAGGAGAAGCAGCCGGAGAAGAAAATACGGTTTCAAATGGAAAGGCGGTGGTAGGTGGCGTAGCTGCCGGAATTGCTCCGGCGCTGAGGACTTATTCATCGGGAAAGCCACCTCTTCCGACTTCGCATCGGAAGAGGTGTCGAGAAATTGAAGCTGTAACAAAATTAACCAGCAAATCTTCCGGCTCACGAGGTTGTCATTGTTGCAAAAGAAG GAAAACTGTGGTTAAAAAAGAAATTAAGAGAGTTACGAGTGGATCAGGTGGAGATTGTATACCAGCGGATGAATATTCATGGAAGAAGTATGATCAGAAGCTGGTTCCGGGCGCAGTCTTTCCCAG GGGCTATTACAAGTGCACTAGTGCCAAAGGATGTCCAGCACGAAAACGGGTGGAAAGAACGAGCCAAGATCCAACGGTTCTAATCTTGACTTACGAAGGAGAACATCGCCATCATCATCATCATAGTCATCGTTCACAGTCTTCTTCACATCACCATCCAACGGTGGCTGCTTTGACTAAACTTAAAAATAGCACTAGTGATGTTGGTTTATGTTACTAG
- the LOC141706394 gene encoding uncharacterized protein LOC141706394: MAYVDQAFSITDDDLMMDDNSFSYSVSNRPPIKEIAFAVSLLVFGIFIIVSGFFMSLYKVGGDHAHGVFFGILGAMLFIPGVYYTWVAYHAYKGYKLFSSSNDSRV, translated from the exons ATGGCATATGTAGATCAAGCTTTCTCAATAACCGACGATGATTTAATGATGGACGACAACTCCTTTTCCTATTCAGTCTCTAATCGTCCTCCTATCAAAGAAATCGCTTTCGCCGTTTCTCTCCTCGTTTTCGGAATTTTCATCATCGTATCCGGTTTCTTTATGTCCCTTTATAAAGTCGGAGGCGATCACGCACACG GGGTGTTCTTTGGTATACTGGGTGCAATGTTGTTCATTCCAGGGGTTTACTATACCTGGGTTGCGTACCATGCTTACAAGGGTTACAAACTTTTCTCATCGTCTAACGATTCCCGGGTTTAA
- the LOC141708752 gene encoding putative UPF0481 protein At3g02645: MSNSSFTSATQTIRSNNNTHTFNEHGWVVQIRKTLEEQFEEDNNEIPVSIFSVPTTLICTNPDAYIPQQVAIGPYHHWRQELYEMERYKIAAARRTMKHLACFDTFQEIVDQFQMLEPRIRASYHKYLNLSGETLAWMMAIDVSFLLEFLEVYARKEGKLLCRGTSRLTSNLVDAAGRKSAHIAVLRDILMLENQIPMFLLRKMLELELGSLDAADDMLLSMLRGLSIELYPFKTPEELPKLLIEDSAHVLDFFYRLLMPKAFRSSQITEGEESHGVNEEEGEMKIDEESQSNVMRFFNVIWKGLSKLNIHPVRFFKALLNSKLLKVLFKLPWNIITKLPVLNMLKEPMENMFMREDKEDLKSENDSVVRPPLIEELTIPSVTVLSKAGVCFVPNDGGICSTQFDVKTRTLSLPRVNLDVNAGIIMRNMVAYESCNASGPLVFTRYTEFMNGIVDTEEDAKFLREKGIILNRLKSDEEVANLWNGMSRSVKLTKVPFLDTVVEDVNKYYNGRWKVKAEKCVRRYVYGSWRVLTVLACIMLLGLMALQTVCSVYTCSRVIRQYASTDESAN; the protein is encoded by the coding sequence ATGTCGAATTCTTCATTTACTTCCGCTACTCAGACTATCCGCTCAAACAACAATACACATACATTTAATGAACACGGATGGGTAGTTCAAATTCGAAAAACTCTCGAGGAACAATTCGAAGAAGATAATAACGAAATCCCAGTTAGTATCTTCAGTGTTCCCACAACCCTCATTTGTACAAATCCTGATGCATATATACCTCAGCAAGTTGCAATAGGTCCTTACCATCACTGGCGTCAAGAGCTTTACGAGATGGAAAGGTACAAAATTGCGGCTGCTAGAAGAACCATGAAGCATCTTGCATGCTTTGATACCTTTCAAGAAATTGTTGATCAATTTCAAATGCTGGAGCCAAGGATTCGAGCTTCCTACCACAAGTACCTCAATCTGAGTGGCGAAACTTTAGCATGGATGATGGCCATTGATGTGTCTTTCTTGCTTGAGTTTCTTGAAGTTTACGCAAGGAAAGAAGGCAAGTTACTTTGCAGGGGTACATCAAGATTAACGTCCAATCTTGTTGATGCTGCAGGTAGGAAGTCAGCTCATATCGCAGTCCTAAGAGATATCTTAATGCTTGAGAATCAAATTCCTATGTTTTTACTAAGAAAAATGCTTGAGTTGGAACTGGGATCATTAGATGCAGCTGATGACATGTTGCTTTCAATGTTAAGGGGTTTATCAATTGAGCTATATCCATTCAAAACACCAGAAGAATTACCAAAGCTTCTTATCGAAGATTCTGCTcatgttcttgatttcttttacCGCCTACTAATGCCAAAGGCCTTTCGATCATCACAAATTACTGAGGGGGAAGAATCTCATGGAGTAAACGAAGAAGAGGGAGAAATGAAGATTGACGAGGAATCACAGAGTAATGTCATGAGGTTCTTTAATGTGATATGGAAAGGCCTGTCAAAGCTAAATATACATCCGGTACGTTTTTTCAAGGCATTACTTAACTCTAAATTATTGAAGGTGTTATTTAAGTTGCCATGGAATATCATCACAAAACTTCCGGTGCTTAATATGTTAAAAGAACCTATGGAAAATATGTTCATGCGGGAAGATAAAGAAGATTTGAAATCAGAGAATGACAGCGTAGTTCGCCCCCCATTAATCGAGGAACTTACAATTCCTTCAGTCACCGTGCTATCCAAAGCCGGTGTGTGCTTTGTCCCGAATGATGGTGGAATTTGCAGCACTCAATTCGATGTAAAAACACGTACTCTGAGCCTTCCCAGAGTAAACTTAGATGTCAATGCTGGTATTATCATGAGAAACATGGTGGCATACGAGTCATGTAACGCGTCAGGGCCATTGGTTTTCACCCGCTACACGGAGTTTATGAATGGAATTGTAGATACAGAGGAAGATGCGAAATTTCTAAGAGAAAAAGGGATTATCTTGAACCGTTTGAAGAGTGACGAGGAAGTGGCGAACTTGTGGAATGGGATGAGTAGGTCTGTGAAGCTGACAAAAGTGCCCTTCTTAGACACGGTGGTGGAAGATGTGAACAAGTATTATAATGGAAGGTGGAAGGTTAAAGCTGAGAAATGTGTTCGGCGTTATGTTTATGGTTCATGGAGGGTTCTTACAGTGCTGGCCTGTATTATGCTTCTAGGTCTGATGGCTTTACAAACCGTCTGCTCGGTTTATACTTGTTCTCGTGTGATTCGCCAATATGCCAGCACTGATGAGTCTGCTAATTAA